One genomic window of Blastopirellula retiformator includes the following:
- a CDS encoding PEGA domain-containing protein translates to MNRRTFHFRNFLLLTLLIACASTGCVRRRMNIRTSPPGAVVYVDDQEIGVTPVSANYVHYGTREIRLEKHGYESVSQLHTFKPPWYEYPVIEFFSENLWPWEIRDTRDLDFAMEPRRIVPPEELRSRAEQLRSNAQAGYVTPLATQVDPAVNVTPQNQPQLLPPVMRPETLPDGGFVLPPPVLGQ, encoded by the coding sequence ATGAACCGTCGGACTTTCCATTTTCGTAACTTTCTGCTGCTGACGCTGCTAATCGCCTGCGCCAGCACCGGTTGCGTACGTCGCCGGATGAATATCCGCACCAGCCCTCCGGGGGCGGTGGTGTACGTCGACGATCAGGAAATCGGCGTGACGCCGGTCTCGGCCAATTACGTCCATTATGGCACGCGCGAGATCCGGCTCGAGAAACATGGCTACGAGTCGGTGTCGCAGCTGCACACCTTCAAGCCCCCCTGGTATGAGTACCCGGTGATCGAGTTCTTTAGCGAGAACCTCTGGCCGTGGGAAATTCGGGACACTCGGGATCTCGACTTCGCGATGGAACCGCGGCGGATCGTGCCGCCGGAAGAACTGCGGAGCCGCGCCGAGCAACTTCGCTCCAACGCCCAGGCCGGTTACGTCACGCCGCTCGCCACGCAGGTCGATCCGGCCGTCAACGTGACGCCGCAAAATCAACCGCAACTACTGCCCCCGGTAATGCGTCCCGAGACGCTACCCGATGGAGGCTTCGTATTGCCGCCGCCGGTACTTGGCCAATAA
- a CDS encoding PstS family phosphate ABC transporter substrate-binding protein → MCRQIPLTLLCSFIATGLAWAEPIAIDPDLPHYHPVDSLSGTLRLIGSDTMNNIVHRWADGFTKIYPNVDVQIRQKGASTAVGGLLSGGADLGMSTQALRESERFKLQAKLGGPPVEIAIGANMTAIFVHRDNPIACLNMKQVDAIFSSTKKADQHDITTWSQLLPPTAPMANQPIRLYGRNSASQVYGQLKTTALLGGDFKSTIIEMPGSQSLLQAIAGDANGCGYTGIGYQTPAVRAVPIQVGETTIPPTIENLDRYPLTQKLRLIYIVPSGEKLDPLLAEFIRFVYSQEGQSGLVREGFAPLAESRAQSGRYSVCPRPQK, encoded by the coding sequence ATGTGCAGACAGATTCCGTTGACGCTCCTCTGTTCGTTTATAGCGACCGGGCTCGCCTGGGCCGAGCCAATCGCCATCGATCCGGATCTTCCGCACTATCACCCGGTCGACTCGCTCTCGGGCACGCTACGCCTGATCGGCTCCGATACGATGAACAACATCGTTCACCGCTGGGCCGACGGCTTTACGAAGATCTACCCCAACGTCGATGTTCAAATCCGCCAGAAAGGAGCTTCCACCGCAGTCGGTGGTCTGCTGAGCGGCGGCGCCGACTTGGGGATGTCGACCCAGGCGCTTCGCGAATCGGAACGGTTCAAGCTACAAGCGAAGCTCGGCGGGCCGCCGGTTGAAATAGCCATCGGGGCGAACATGACGGCGATCTTTGTGCATCGCGACAATCCCATTGCCTGCTTGAACATGAAACAGGTCGACGCCATTTTCTCTAGTACGAAGAAAGCGGACCAGCACGACATCACCACGTGGAGTCAACTGCTGCCGCCAACTGCCCCCATGGCGAACCAGCCGATTCGCCTGTACGGACGCAACAGCGCCAGCCAAGTTTACGGCCAGCTGAAAACGACCGCACTGCTTGGCGGAGATTTCAAATCAACGATTATCGAGATGCCGGGCAGTCAGTCGCTGTTGCAAGCAATCGCCGGCGACGCCAATGGCTGTGGATATACTGGCATCGGCTATCAAACTCCAGCGGTGCGGGCCGTGCCGATCCAAGTCGGCGAAACGACGATCCCCCCAACGATCGAGAACCTCGACCGCTATCCGCTGACGCAAAAGCTACGACTGATCTACATTGTGCCGAGTGGCGAAAAGCTCGATCCGCTGTTGGCCGAGTTTATCCGCTTCGTCTATAGCCAAGAGGGACAAAGCGGCTTGGTTCGCGAGGGATTCGCACCGTTGGCAGAATCGCGGGCACAAAGCGGTCGTTATTCCGTCTGCCCGCGTCCCCAGAAATAG
- a CDS encoding LptF/LptG family permease: MRIITRYILWEILKIFFLALGALTLLIVLVGVVQQALREGLGPGPIARIIPYMIPDALRFSIPGTILFASCSVYGRLSSGNELAALKASGVSPLVALWPAYAVALVLSIVCVWLNDVGVSWGSQGVRRVLVQSFEEIAYGMLRTHKSFSNEKLSILVREVDGRRLMRPQIVAAATPTSPQLLISAAEAELHSDENNQLIISLIDSRIESDGSSQGVFEHPGQLDHIISLNDELSAESRSPSKIASSRIATVLGEERELVKSLEEADVAWNSFSQLATLDDEQRAPRIDASFVDWQINRLRTEPWRRWANGFSCLFFVLLGVPLAIKQRNPDFVTSFFMAFLPVLLVFYPLLAFAVDRAKDGALPPQAVWIGNLALLAVSLYYLRKVWRY; this comes from the coding sequence ATGCGAATCATTACCCGCTACATCTTGTGGGAGATCCTCAAGATCTTCTTTTTGGCGCTCGGCGCGCTGACGTTGCTGATCGTTTTGGTCGGCGTCGTGCAACAAGCGCTGCGCGAAGGTCTGGGCCCTGGTCCGATCGCCCGGATCATTCCGTACATGATTCCCGATGCGCTTCGGTTTTCGATTCCCGGCACTATCCTGTTCGCCTCCTGCAGCGTTTACGGGCGGCTGTCGTCCGGCAACGAACTGGCCGCGCTAAAGGCCTCCGGCGTCTCTCCGCTAGTAGCGCTGTGGCCCGCCTACGCGGTCGCCCTGGTACTGTCGATCGTTTGCGTTTGGCTGAACGATGTTGGCGTCTCCTGGGGCAGCCAAGGGGTGCGTCGGGTGCTGGTGCAATCGTTCGAGGAAATCGCCTATGGCATGCTCCGCACGCACAAGTCGTTTAGCAACGAGAAGCTCTCAATCCTGGTCCGCGAAGTCGACGGCCGGCGGCTCATGCGTCCGCAAATTGTCGCCGCGGCGACTCCTACTTCGCCGCAACTGTTGATCTCGGCCGCCGAAGCGGAACTGCATAGCGACGAGAATAACCAGTTGATTATTTCGCTGATTGACAGCCGGATCGAAAGCGACGGATCAAGCCAAGGGGTCTTCGAGCATCCTGGCCAACTCGACCATATCATCTCGCTCAATGACGAGCTTTCGGCCGAAAGTCGTAGTCCGTCGAAGATCGCATCGTCCCGTATCGCCACCGTGCTGGGGGAAGAGCGTGAACTGGTCAAGAGCCTGGAGGAGGCGGACGTCGCTTGGAACAGTTTCTCGCAGTTGGCGACCTTGGACGACGAGCAAAGGGCCCCCCGGATTGATGCGTCCTTCGTCGATTGGCAGATCAATCGTCTGCGGACCGAGCCTTGGCGGCGATGGGCGAACGGCTTCAGCTGTTTGTTCTTTGTGCTGCTGGGCGTGCCGCTAGCGATCAAGCAGCGGAACCCTGATTTTGTGACCAGCTTTTTTATGGCGTTTCTGCCGGTCTTGCTTGTCTTCTACCCGCTGCTAGCGTTCGCCGTCGATCGAGCGAAAGATGGGGCGCTGCCGCCTCAGGCGGTGTGGATCGGCAACCTGGCCCTGTTGGCGGTCAGTCTCTACTACCTGCGGAAGGTCTGGCGCTACTAG
- the lexA gene encoding transcriptional repressor LexA: MASSNSTSALDQLTQRQRAVFSFIRDKIVSRGYGPTVREIGDEFKISSPNGVMCHLKALEKKGLISRQPNMSRAIQLTCDEADEVGLPLVGQIAAGVLHEAIEQKELIDFRDMFARHDQFVLAVKGDSMIEAHIEDGDYVVVRKQTSAQTGQIVVAETEDGEATLKYWFPEKNRIRLQPANSSMSPIYVKNAKVRGVVVGVVRKMS; this comes from the coding sequence ATGGCCTCTTCCAACTCGACCAGCGCACTCGATCAACTGACCCAACGTCAACGTGCCGTTTTCTCCTTTATCCGCGACAAGATCGTCTCGCGGGGCTATGGTCCGACGGTCCGCGAGATTGGGGACGAGTTTAAAATCAGCTCACCCAATGGCGTGATGTGCCACCTGAAGGCGCTCGAGAAAAAAGGGTTGATCTCCCGCCAGCCCAACATGTCGCGAGCCATTCAGCTAACCTGCGACGAAGCGGATGAAGTCGGTTTGCCACTGGTCGGCCAGATCGCCGCCGGCGTACTGCACGAAGCGATCGAGCAAAAAGAGCTGATCGATTTCCGCGACATGTTCGCCCGGCACGACCAGTTTGTGCTGGCCGTCAAAGGGGACTCGATGATCGAGGCTCACATCGAAGATGGCGATTACGTCGTCGTCCGCAAACAAACCAGCGCCCAAACCGGCCAAATCGTCGTCGCCGAGACCGAAGATGGCGAGGCGACCCTCAAATACTGGTTCCCAGAAAAGAACCGCATCCGTTTGCAGCCCGCCAATTCGTCGATGTCCCCCATTTATGTGAAAAACGCCAAGGTCCGCGGCGTCGTGGTCGGGGTCGTGCGGAAGATGAGTTAG
- a CDS encoding sigma-54-dependent transcriptional regulator, giving the protein MKILFADDEKSLQKLMSLELPRLGHEVTVCPDGLTAVAALERNTYDCILVDLDMPGLNGIQVIGKAKELSPETEAIVLTGKSSTESAISALRFGAFDYLTKPCRLVELQTLLDRVADKRELTRKYRAVKTRLEKLEGKSNLIGDSTSMQQVGRLISKVAPTNSTVLIRGETGTGKELVARALHDQSHRVEMPFVAVNCGALPENLIESELFGHRKGSFTGAEDTRIGLFEVANGGTLFLDEIGELPKSLQAKLLRVLETGEIRRVGDNDSMKIDVRIVCATHRDVEQMVAEGDFREDLMFRINTFEIHLPPLRERTEDIPLLAEHLCRRFWPNVPMTQTIFSTDAIRALKSHDWPGNVRELANVVEHATILCEEPPIEPDHLPRRFGRSSGDGAIGAGGAAAGKPVLKAIGPLSLRELEMQAIYQALERHEGNKPQAAEELGVSLKTLYNKLNQASSMDKSA; this is encoded by the coding sequence TTGAAGATCCTCTTCGCCGACGACGAGAAGTCGTTGCAAAAACTGATGAGTCTCGAACTGCCCCGTTTGGGACATGAAGTTACCGTCTGCCCCGACGGTTTGACTGCCGTTGCTGCGCTCGAGCGCAATACGTACGACTGCATTCTGGTCGACCTTGATATGCCGGGACTGAACGGCATCCAGGTGATCGGCAAAGCGAAAGAACTTTCGCCCGAGACCGAGGCGATCGTCCTGACCGGCAAGTCGTCGACCGAATCGGCGATCTCGGCGTTGCGGTTCGGTGCGTTCGATTACTTGACCAAGCCTTGCCGTTTGGTCGAACTGCAGACGCTGCTCGATCGGGTCGCTGACAAGCGGGAATTGACCCGCAAGTATCGCGCGGTCAAAACGCGGTTGGAAAAGCTGGAAGGTAAGTCGAACCTGATCGGCGATTCGACCAGCATGCAGCAGGTGGGACGCTTGATCTCGAAAGTGGCGCCGACCAATTCGACCGTGCTGATCCGGGGCGAAACCGGTACCGGTAAAGAACTGGTCGCCCGCGCTCTGCATGATCAAAGTCACCGCGTCGAGATGCCGTTCGTCGCCGTCAATTGCGGCGCTCTGCCAGAGAACCTGATCGAAAGCGAACTGTTCGGGCATCGCAAAGGCTCTTTTACCGGAGCTGAGGATACGCGTATCGGCTTGTTCGAGGTCGCCAACGGCGGCACGCTCTTTTTGGACGAAATCGGCGAACTGCCGAAGTCGCTGCAGGCGAAACTGCTGCGGGTGCTGGAGACCGGCGAGATCCGCCGCGTCGGCGATAACGACTCGATGAAGATCGACGTCCGCATCGTTTGCGCCACGCACCGCGACGTTGAACAAATGGTGGCCGAAGGGGACTTCCGCGAAGACTTGATGTTCCGCATCAATACGTTCGAGATCCATCTGCCGCCGCTCCGCGAACGGACCGAAGACATTCCGCTGTTGGCCGAACACCTCTGCCGTCGCTTCTGGCCGAATGTGCCAATGACGCAGACGATCTTTTCGACTGACGCGATTCGCGCCCTGAAGTCGCACGATTGGCCGGGCAACGTGCGTGAACTGGCCAACGTTGTCGAACATGCGACGATCTTGTGCGAAGAGCCGCCGATTGAGCCTGATCATTTGCCTCGTCGCTTTGGGCGATCCAGCGGCGACGGCGCTATTGGCGCCGGAGGCGCTGCCGCTGGCAAGCCGGTGTTGAAAGCGATCGGGCCGTTATCGCTACGTGAACTGGAAATGCAGGCGATCTACCAGGCGCTCGAACGTCACGAAGGAAACAAACCGCAAGCGGCCGAAGAATTGGGCGTGAGCCTGAAGACGCTTTACAACAAGCTCAACCAGGCGTCGAGCATGGACAAATCGGCCTGA
- a CDS encoding sensor histidine kinase produces the protein MFTRRPIRDKMLIGAVLLTAIVLGLAATAVWCSYSYRGLARSVSVRASELPLAIDFSLAVTDLRHMLGQSREINHDGFPSSFDPSPEPKENDAVSGFDPSLQREEFAARLMHVERSLQVYKQQLESNDALANDMSDYSYERETIRKIDELIAKIQSEANNGDWVLGLVDKTMLKRDLDSLHTLAMELPSYLIQRMQRLKDEAHSQYRAGIVISVSATLAGVTSLGVFMWLCWVWIFCPLGVLMKGSRMVASGNFSHRIHLNTHDEMSILAEAMNAMTQRFEEIRRNLDGQVQERTKQVVRSEQLASVGFLAAGVAHEINNPLASIAFCAESLQSRLAEALPAEEAEQAVCSVDDVELLRNYLGMIQDEAFRCKEITERLLDYSRLGDVEKADTDLGELVRNVIDMVSHLGKYREKKVNFNSRDAAIAPVNPQEMKQVMLNLITNALDSLDPGGEVNVELRSLDDDQIIVTVRDNGCGMTEEVKKHLFEPFFTRRRNGQGTGLGLSITYRIIADHGGQIDAHSEGPGCGSEFRITLPASTPGKEQHHRYQAA, from the coding sequence GTGTTTACCCGACGCCCGATTCGGGACAAGATGCTGATTGGCGCGGTGTTGCTGACCGCCATTGTGCTGGGTCTGGCCGCCACGGCCGTCTGGTGCAGTTACAGCTACCGCGGCTTGGCGCGCAGCGTCAGCGTACGCGCCAGCGAACTGCCGCTCGCCATCGACTTCAGCCTGGCGGTGACCGATCTGCGTCACATGCTGGGGCAATCTCGCGAAATCAATCACGACGGCTTTCCGTCGTCGTTCGATCCTTCGCCCGAACCAAAAGAAAACGATGCGGTCTCTGGCTTTGATCCCTCGCTGCAGCGCGAGGAGTTCGCCGCTCGGTTGATGCATGTCGAACGTTCGCTGCAGGTCTACAAGCAGCAACTGGAATCGAACGACGCGCTTGCCAACGACATGAGCGACTATTCGTACGAGCGCGAGACGATTCGCAAGATCGACGAATTGATCGCCAAGATTCAAAGCGAAGCCAACAACGGCGACTGGGTGTTGGGACTGGTCGACAAGACGATGTTAAAACGGGACCTCGACAGCCTGCACACGCTGGCGATGGAGTTGCCGAGCTATCTGATTCAGCGGATGCAGCGTCTGAAAGACGAAGCCCATAGCCAATATCGAGCCGGGATCGTGATCTCCGTTTCCGCCACGCTGGCCGGCGTCACGTCGCTCGGCGTCTTCATGTGGCTCTGTTGGGTTTGGATCTTCTGCCCGCTCGGGGTCTTGATGAAGGGCTCGCGGATGGTCGCCAGCGGCAACTTTTCGCACCGCATTCACTTGAACACGCACGACGAGATGAGCATCCTGGCCGAAGCGATGAACGCCATGACGCAGCGGTTTGAAGAGATTCGCCGCAATCTTGATGGCCAGGTCCAAGAGCGAACCAAGCAAGTGGTCCGCAGCGAGCAACTCGCCAGCGTCGGCTTTCTGGCCGCCGGCGTCGCTCACGAAATCAACAATCCGCTCGCTTCGATCGCCTTCTGCGCCGAGTCGCTGCAAAGTCGCTTGGCCGAAGCGCTGCCCGCCGAAGAGGCGGAGCAAGCGGTCTGCAGCGTCGACGACGTCGAACTGCTGCGGAACTACCTGGGCATGATCCAGGACGAAGCGTTCCGCTGCAAGGAAATCACCGAACGGTTGCTCGACTACTCGCGTCTGGGAGATGTCGAAAAGGCCGACACCGACCTGGGCGAGCTTGTCCGCAATGTGATCGACATGGTCAGCCATCTCGGCAAGTACCGCGAAAAGAAGGTCAACTTCAATTCACGCGACGCGGCGATCGCTCCGGTCAATCCGCAAGAGATGAAGCAGGTCATGCTGAACCTGATCACCAACGCATTGGACAGCTTAGACCCCGGCGGCGAGGTCAACGTCGAACTGAGATCGCTGGACGACGATCAGATTATCGTCACGGTACGAGACAATGGTTGCGGCATGACCGAAGAAGTGAAGAAACACTTGTTTGAACCCTTCTTCACTCGCCGCCGTAACGGACAGGGTACCGGGCTAGGTTTATCCATCACGTATCGCATCATCGCCGATCACGGCGGGCAAATCGACGCGCACAGCGAAGGACCGGGGTGCGGGTCGGAATTCCGAATTACATTGCCCGCTAGCACGCCAGGGAAGGAGCAACACCATCGCTACCAAGCAGCCTAG
- a CDS encoding PQQ-binding-like beta-propeller repeat protein: MKLVSSRNDKVYDMRVCRATQFVLAAFLVLATLTPVYAQGFGDARRYNGYIDAEPLLIVIPDSRDCALAYNAESDDWDKVEFSTPLPGEGSPVAIGGDVAVFVHEGVAYGYSVETSRWASIKLDDPKTPGIPVIGGKLAAVIHGDFVYGFGAKHGVWAKAKLSSGSKAKPIIGSTLIKVIDGNVMLVFGEASKRFSGVDLTNGEMVKLR, from the coding sequence ATGAAACTTGTCTCCTCACGAAACGATAAGGTCTACGACATGCGCGTTTGCCGAGCTACCCAATTCGTTCTGGCGGCGTTTCTGGTTCTGGCGACGCTCACCCCTGTCTATGCTCAGGGCTTTGGCGATGCCCGCCGCTATAACGGCTACATCGATGCGGAACCACTCTTGATCGTGATCCCAGACTCGCGCGACTGCGCATTGGCCTACAACGCTGAGAGCGATGATTGGGATAAGGTCGAGTTCTCTACGCCATTGCCTGGGGAGGGTTCGCCGGTGGCAATCGGCGGAGATGTCGCCGTGTTCGTCCATGAGGGCGTCGCCTATGGATACAGCGTGGAGACTAGCCGGTGGGCGTCGATTAAATTGGACGACCCCAAGACGCCTGGAATCCCGGTTATTGGCGGTAAACTAGCGGCGGTGATCCATGGAGATTTCGTTTACGGATTTGGCGCTAAACATGGCGTTTGGGCGAAAGCGAAGCTGTCCAGCGGCAGCAAGGCGAAGCCAATAATCGGCAGCACCTTGATCAAGGTCATCGACGGAAACGTGATGCTGGTCTTCGGCGAAGCCAGCAAACGCTTTAGCGGCGTTGACCTGACCAACGGCGAAATGGTTAAGCTTCGGTAG
- the nagB gene encoding glucosamine-6-phosphate deaminase, whose protein sequence is MIQTMTNSASLPTAAPVRGVRIPTFTFHTSEELARHVAQIVAAVIRERNSYGQKAVLGLPTGSTPTGVYRELIRMHQEEGLDFSNVITFNLDEYYGICPTQMQSYHRTMYETLFNHVNVPAENIHIPDGNVPHNEIDNYCREYERKIEEAGGIDLMLLGIGGNGHIGFNEPFSIRNSRTRLCTLDPVTRKSAASDFFQEENVPTSAITMGIATIMDARRILLLALGEGKSTVIRETVEATPSDRIPASFLQDHPDAQVLIDEAAASKLTDIKTPWAQGSVDWTESLIKKAVIWLCQQTGKALLKLDDDDFRKFNLHQLLRHHGPAGSLAHRVFKWMQETIEYHPAGKERKKTICFSPHPDDDVISMGGTLIRLVEDGHEVHIAYMTSGNIAVFDHDAQRYADFVSEYNRMFGIDGQRSLEVEQEVAGSLASKKPGEPDILSVMNIKGLIRRSEAKAGALKVGCKEEHLHFLDLPFYQTGTVSKNPLGQEDVDIIYNLLMQEQPDQVYIAGDLSDPHGTHRVCAMAIFRALKRIEEETGSRPDALLYRGAWQEYPLHEIEIAVPLSPGDINLKRHAIFMHESQKDRALFPGSDPREFWQRAEDRNKGTADSYNQIGLPEYFAIEAFVRWNGIPL, encoded by the coding sequence ATGATTCAAACCATGACCAACAGCGCCTCGTTGCCGACCGCGGCCCCCGTCCGCGGCGTGCGCATCCCCACTTTTACCTTTCACACCAGCGAAGAACTGGCTCGCCACGTCGCTCAGATAGTCGCCGCGGTGATTCGCGAACGCAATTCGTACGGCCAGAAGGCGGTCCTCGGTTTGCCGACCGGGTCGACGCCGACCGGCGTCTATCGCGAGCTGATCCGCATGCACCAGGAGGAAGGCCTCGATTTCTCGAACGTCATCACCTTCAATCTGGACGAGTACTACGGCATCTGCCCGACGCAGATGCAAAGCTACCACCGGACGATGTACGAGACGCTCTTCAACCACGTCAACGTTCCGGCCGAGAACATCCACATTCCCGACGGCAACGTTCCGCACAACGAGATCGACAACTATTGCCGCGAGTACGAACGGAAGATCGAAGAAGCTGGCGGCATCGACCTGATGCTGCTCGGCATTGGCGGCAACGGCCACATCGGTTTCAACGAACCGTTTTCGATCCGCAACAGCCGCACTCGGCTGTGCACGCTCGACCCGGTCACGCGTAAGTCGGCCGCCAGCGATTTCTTCCAGGAAGAAAACGTCCCGACCAGCGCGATCACGATGGGGATCGCTACGATCATGGACGCCCGCCGGATCTTGCTGCTCGCCTTGGGCGAAGGCAAATCGACCGTCATTCGCGAAACGGTCGAAGCGACGCCGTCTGACCGTATTCCGGCCAGCTTCTTGCAAGATCACCCCGACGCGCAGGTCCTGATCGACGAAGCGGCCGCCAGCAAACTGACCGACATCAAGACCCCTTGGGCCCAAGGAAGCGTTGACTGGACCGAATCGCTGATCAAGAAAGCGGTGATCTGGCTCTGCCAACAGACCGGCAAGGCGCTGCTGAAGTTGGATGACGACGACTTCCGCAAGTTCAACCTGCACCAGTTGCTGCGTCATCATGGCCCGGCCGGCTCGCTCGCCCACCGCGTCTTCAAGTGGATGCAAGAGACGATCGAATATCACCCGGCCGGTAAAGAGCGAAAGAAGACGATCTGCTTTAGCCCGCACCCGGACGACGACGTGATCAGCATGGGCGGGACGCTCATCCGCCTGGTTGAAGATGGTCACGAGGTCCACATCGCCTACATGACCAGCGGCAACATCGCCGTCTTTGATCATGACGCCCAGCGGTACGCCGACTTCGTCAGCGAGTACAACCGGATGTTCGGCATCGACGGGCAGCGTTCGCTAGAAGTCGAGCAGGAAGTGGCCGGCTCGCTCGCCTCGAAGAAGCCTGGCGAACCCGACATCTTGTCGGTGATGAACATCAAAGGGCTAATTCGTCGCAGCGAAGCGAAAGCTGGCGCCTTGAAGGTGGGCTGCAAAGAAGAGCATTTGCACTTCCTGGACCTGCCGTTCTATCAGACCGGTACCGTCTCGAAGAACCCACTCGGCCAGGAAGATGTCGACATCATCTACAACCTGCTGATGCAGGAGCAGCCTGACCAGGTTTACATCGCCGGCGACCTGTCGGACCCGCACGGCACGCATCGCGTTTGTGCGATGGCGATCTTCCGCGCCCTGAAGCGGATCGAAGAAGAAACGGGCTCGCGTCCCGACGCGCTGCTCTACCGCGGCGCCTGGCAAGAGTACCCGCTGCACGAGATCGAAATCGCCGTTCCGCTCAGCCCGGGCGACATCAACCTGAAACGGCACGCGATCTTCATGCACGAAAGCCAAAAAGACCGCGCCCTCTTCCCGGGCAGCGACCCTCGTGAGTTCTGGCAACGCGCCGAAGACCGCAACAAGGGAACCGCCGACAGCTACAACCAGATCGGCCTGCCCGAGTACTTTGCGATCGAGGCGTTCGTCCGCTGGAATGGGATACCGCTGTAA
- a CDS encoding Flp family type IVb pilin, whose translation MSHLIHFLLSEEGPTAVEYAVMLAMILVVCIAAIGIMGQQVGAGYQHATDEFARTFPSSITSP comes from the coding sequence ATGTCTCACTTGATCCACTTCCTGCTCTCCGAAGAGGGGCCTACCGCAGTAGAGTATGCGGTAATGCTCGCGATGATCCTGGTCGTCTGCATTGCGGCGATCGGCATCATGGGACAACAAGTCGGCGCCGGCTATCAGCACGCGACTGACGAGTTTGCACGCACGTTTCCCTCTTCGATTACTTCGCCATAG
- a CDS encoding PP2C family protein-serine/threonine phosphatase, translated as MSVESHTWHNTIQIAALSDVGMRRSNNQDHYGVILSANWDEWRKRGHLFVVADGMGAHAAGELASEIAVDRVGHLYRKYIEKTPPDALVTAVEEANAIINRKGEENSAFHKMGTTCSSLLILPQGAIVSHVGDSRVYRLRGDKLEQLSFDHSMAWEIRAATAGLDAADVYDAIPKNVITRSLGPGPTVEVDLEGPFPLQVGDTFFVCSDGATGPLRNDEIAIILKTLDPAHAVQLMVDLANLRGGPDNITVIVVKITGEAITQDPTHSEPLIMEETRPANPPSRQKLRNPPWTVWALLLLFGFATVSLAYMQRPFEAVIAGLAAFAAFVFGAVYMYSGPVEDEPIKATPKRRLGRGPYEETPCNTTENVARNLAATVVELREASETNQWKLDWDRVNQLRSQAQLELAAGDYFNATRLFLICIGAMMAQIRMQSKKKNPLEDESKVDLI; from the coding sequence ATGTCGGTTGAGTCCCATACGTGGCATAACACGATTCAGATCGCTGCGCTCAGCGATGTGGGGATGCGCCGTAGCAACAACCAGGACCACTACGGCGTCATTCTCTCGGCCAATTGGGACGAATGGCGAAAGCGGGGGCACCTGTTTGTCGTCGCCGACGGCATGGGAGCCCACGCCGCTGGCGAACTGGCGAGCGAAATCGCGGTTGACCGCGTCGGCCATCTCTATCGCAAGTACATCGAAAAAACGCCTCCCGATGCGCTCGTCACCGCCGTCGAAGAAGCCAATGCGATCATCAATCGCAAAGGAGAAGAGAACTCGGCGTTCCACAAAATGGGGACGACCTGTAGTTCGCTGTTGATCTTGCCGCAAGGTGCGATCGTCTCGCATGTGGGGGATAGTCGCGTCTATCGGCTGCGGGGCGATAAGCTCGAGCAACTCTCGTTCGACCATTCGATGGCCTGGGAAATTCGGGCTGCGACCGCGGGGCTCGACGCCGCCGACGTGTACGACGCGATTCCCAAGAACGTCATCACTCGTTCGCTTGGCCCAGGGCCGACGGTCGAAGTCGATCTGGAAGGTCCCTTCCCGCTGCAGGTGGGCGATACGTTCTTCGTCTGCAGCGACGGAGCGACCGGCCCCTTGCGTAACGACGAAATCGCCATCATTCTGAAAACGCTGGATCCGGCGCACGCCGTCCAACTGATGGTCGACTTGGCGAACCTGCGCGGGGGGCCTGATAACATTACCGTTATCGTGGTGAAGATCACCGGCGAGGCGATCACCCAAGATCCCACCCACAGCGAACCGCTGATCATGGAAGAGACTCGCCCGGCGAATCCTCCTTCCCGCCAGAAGCTGCGAAACCCGCCCTGGACCGTTTGGGCGCTGCTATTGCTGTTTGGGTTTGCGACGGTGTCGCTGGCCTACATGCAGCGTCCCTTCGAGGCGGTCATCGCCGGGCTGGCGGCGTTTGCGGCCTTCGTATTTGGGGCGGTCTATATGTATTCAGGCCCGGTTGAAGATGAGCCGATCAAGGCGACTCCCAAGCGCCGGCTTGGTCGCGGACCGTATGAGGAAACCCCCTGCAACACGACCGAGAACGTCGCTCGCAACCTGGCGGCGACCGTGGTCGAACTCCGCGAGGCGTCGGAAACCAACCAATGGAAGCTCGACTGGGATCGGGTCAACCAACTGCGCAGTCAGGCCCAGCTCGAGCTAGCAGCGGGCGACTACTTTAACGCCACGCGGCTCTTTTTGATCTGCATCGGGGCGATGATGGCACAGATTCGGATGCAGAGCAAAAAGAAGAACCCGCTGGAAGATGAGTCGAAGGTCGACTTGATTTAG